The following proteins are encoded in a genomic region of Acidobacteriota bacterium:
- a CDS encoding DUF4062 domain-containing protein, with translation MTPQLRVFVSSVQKELEDERLVVQNLLNTDSFLSAHCTPVLYEYEPAAPTRPLDGCLEALDACQVYLLIVGVQHGTPLGELSITHAEYRRAKKNSIPVLAFIRGERHVAREPGTVALLAELDADGPKYKRFGNVIELQREVRAALLKLLRDRFGIAPTSDEEEIARQTIEATSPFESRPLDRIRWQDLDHDIVRRLLAAAEGRERAGFSDDDLLVGATLRGLVWHEPSSGEHFATAAGIVLLARDPSAVFPQCRILADAYRGAEADGAPRDHEDIRAPMPIAVDRALAFVDRNTRHPMRVVGLNRVRIDEYPEEALREAVVNAIAHRQYEDAGRKILLEVFSDRVAVSSPGLPPAPITLASLRKVKYRPCSRNPVLAQCLSYFHRIEERGSGFRRMTDRMLDHGLDRPLIGTDTGYFQVTFPGPGENIERIRVQESRLVVTPAVDAQLNDRQRRMVQWMVEGQELTSRQCEAEFGVTRPITSGDFGKLVELGLAEKLGAGRSTRYRLKGTGESSTNRQADRPNRKPAKGGDSE, from the coding sequence ATGACGCCCCAACTCCGTGTGTTCGTCAGCTCCGTGCAGAAAGAGCTCGAGGACGAGCGCCTCGTCGTTCAGAATCTGCTGAACACCGACTCCTTCCTCTCGGCGCACTGCACTCCCGTGCTTTACGAGTACGAGCCCGCGGCCCCGACCAGGCCGCTGGACGGATGCCTCGAGGCCCTCGACGCCTGCCAGGTCTACCTGCTGATTGTCGGCGTCCAGCACGGTACCCCGTTGGGCGAGTTGTCGATCACCCACGCCGAGTATCGCCGAGCAAAGAAGAATTCGATTCCCGTGCTCGCGTTCATCCGCGGCGAGCGACACGTGGCGCGCGAACCAGGAACGGTGGCCCTGCTGGCCGAGCTCGACGCGGACGGACCCAAGTACAAGCGCTTCGGGAACGTCATCGAACTCCAGCGGGAGGTTCGGGCGGCATTGCTGAAGCTGCTTCGGGATCGCTTCGGCATCGCCCCCACCAGCGACGAGGAGGAGATCGCCCGCCAGACCATCGAGGCGACGTCCCCCTTCGAGTCCCGCCCCCTCGACCGGATTCGCTGGCAGGATCTCGATCACGACATCGTTCGCCGACTGCTTGCTGCGGCGGAAGGACGCGAACGGGCGGGATTCTCGGACGACGACTTACTCGTCGGCGCCACTCTGCGCGGTCTCGTCTGGCATGAGCCGAGCTCGGGCGAGCACTTTGCCACCGCCGCCGGCATCGTGCTTCTGGCCCGCGATCCGTCGGCCGTGTTTCCCCAGTGCCGCATCCTGGCCGACGCCTACCGGGGAGCGGAGGCCGACGGAGCGCCCCGCGACCATGAGGACATCCGAGCGCCGATGCCGATCGCCGTTGATCGCGCCCTCGCCTTCGTCGATCGCAATACGCGGCACCCCATGCGGGTCGTCGGGCTCAACCGCGTGCGCATCGACGAGTACCCCGAGGAAGCGCTGCGCGAGGCGGTGGTGAACGCGATCGCGCACCGGCAGTACGAGGACGCCGGCCGGAAAATCCTGCTCGAAGTCTTCTCCGATCGCGTCGCCGTCTCGAGCCCGGGCCTGCCGCCCGCGCCCATCACGCTCGCGAGCCTCCGCAAGGTCAAGTATCGTCCGTGCTCGCGAAACCCCGTTCTCGCCCAGTGCCTGTCCTACTTCCACCGCATCGAGGAGCGCGGCAGCGGCTTTCGTCGCATGACCGACCGGATGCTCGATCACGGGCTCGACCGACCGCTTATCGGAACCGACACCGGCTATTTCCAGGTCACGTTTCCGGGGCCGGGCGAGAACATCGAGCGCATCCGTGTGCAGGAGAGCCGGCTCGTGGTGACGCCCGCCGTGGATGCGCAACTAAACGATCGCCAGCGGAGGATGGTGCAATGGATGGTGGAGGGTCAGGAGCTCACGAGCAGGCAGTGCGAAGCGGAATTCGGTGTCACCCGACCGATCACGTCCGGCGACTTCGGTAAGCTGGTCGAACTTGGCCTGGCGGAGAAACTGGGAGCGGGCCGCTCCACGCGCTACCGCCTCAAGGGGACCGGCGAATCGTCAACCAATCGTCAAGCCGATCGGCCCAATCGTAAACCGGCGAAGGGTGGGGACTCCGAGTGA
- a CDS encoding zf-HC2 domain-containing protein: MEGHLNDLADGTIAPAERAAVEAHLAGCAACRAALEDLEGLVAKLSALPRTSEPSRDLWPNIRPGGRQRPRFGAPRRHPLITGPHLALAAAILIAVSALVTALVLRERPAGPVGPVAPVAPAGAVDVAAAEADLARATATLLDALHRHRDDLPAETVAEIETNLRIVDQAIGEARAALARDPSNARLGHLVAATYQRKLDLIQGASRLPSHV; encoded by the coding sequence ATGGAAGGACATTTGAACGACCTGGCCGACGGGACGATCGCCCCCGCCGAGCGCGCGGCGGTGGAAGCGCACCTCGCCGGCTGCGCCGCGTGCCGCGCGGCGCTCGAGGACCTCGAGGGCCTCGTTGCGAAGCTCTCGGCCCTTCCGCGCACCTCGGAGCCGTCGCGCGATCTCTGGCCCAACATCCGGCCGGGCGGGCGGCAACGCCCCCGCTTCGGCGCCCCGAGGAGGCACCCTCTGATCACCGGCCCTCACCTCGCCCTCGCGGCGGCGATCCTCATCGCCGTCTCGGCCCTCGTGACGGCTCTCGTCCTCAGGGAGCGCCCCGCCGGGCCTGTCGGTCCCGTTGCGCCCGTCGCGCCGGCCGGCGCCGTCGACGTCGCCGCGGCCGAGGCCGATCTCGCGCGCGCCACCGCAACTCTTCTCGACGCCCTGCACCGCCACCGCGACGACCTCCCGGCCGAGACGGTCGCCGAGATCGAGACGAACCTCCGCATCGTGGACCAGGCGATCGGCGAGGCGAGAGCGGCCCTCGCGCGCGACCCGTCGAACGCGCGCCTCGGCCACCTCGTGGCGGCGACGTACCAGAGAAAGCTCGACCTCATCCAGGGGGCCTCGCGCCTCCCCTCACATGTCTGA
- a CDS encoding RNA polymerase sigma factor produces MDPLAEERDLVRRALGGDSAAFESLYRENVGRIHSLCSRMSGDRSRADDLTQEVFIRAYRQLGTFRGESRLGSWLHRMAVNVVLGDERSRARRFDLSRGAADADGLADPVSGRGREGTPDLERAIAALPAGAREVLVLHDIEGYRHEEIGEMTGRSAGTCRAQLHRARQLLREALK; encoded by the coding sequence ATGGACCCTCTCGCCGAAGAGCGCGATCTCGTGCGCCGGGCCCTCGGCGGCGACAGCGCGGCCTTCGAGAGCCTGTACCGGGAGAACGTCGGACGGATTCACTCCCTCTGCTCCCGGATGAGCGGGGACCGGAGCCGGGCCGACGATCTCACGCAGGAGGTCTTCATCCGGGCCTACCGGCAGCTCGGCACCTTCCGCGGGGAAAGCCGCCTCGGGTCATGGCTCCACCGGATGGCCGTGAACGTGGTCCTCGGCGACGAACGATCGCGCGCACGGCGCTTCGACCTGTCGCGAGGAGCCGCCGACGCCGACGGCCTGGCCGACCCGGTCTCGGGAAGAGGCCGCGAGGGGACGCCGGACCTCGAGAGGGCGATCGCCGCCCTCCCGGCGGGAGCGCGCGAGGTCCTGGTGCTCCACGACATCGAAGGGTACCGGCACGAGGAGATCGGCGAGATGACCGGACGATCGGCGGGAACGTGCCGCGCCCAGCTCCACCGGGCCCGACAGCTCCTGAGGGAGGCGCTGAAGTGA
- a CDS encoding S41 family peptidase produces MPRRFLTILALAFLAPPAVSAQTPALTGVWKSDGYGLVFVADGDTLQAYEVTRTTCVPSMKMIRRPATPAGVEAVYTVDNELTLVKATPDPDEKRLHNDGAASDMMIHRMAARPAVCDKPTPDTPEGNFEVFAQTWAEHYILFDEKHADWPAVVAAARANVKATTTPADLFEILQGMIAPFEDAHTSIGAEAIQRRYRTLRKGTDRLIKNGMKDFRTKDLPPLLAVTDARLQGPIRKWCDDQVQFGRLDESTGYLRFLSEGGYTKEGDFASGLDALEEALDAIFTDSKLKGLVIDVRINFGGADPYGLALASRLATSDYVAYSKEARMDPVDHKKWTPGQPSLVRPSTRPSFRGPVVELTGPLTISAGETMTQALMGRTPRVIRIGENTQGVFSDVLGRTLPNGWTFGLPNEVFRSPEGKTFDGPGIPPDMAVPVFADEDLKAGRDPALERARAELYRNQ; encoded by the coding sequence ATGCCGCGCCGCTTCCTGACGATCCTCGCGCTCGCCTTCCTGGCCCCGCCGGCGGTCAGTGCGCAAACGCCCGCCCTGACCGGCGTCTGGAAATCGGACGGCTACGGCCTCGTCTTCGTGGCGGACGGCGACACGCTCCAGGCCTACGAGGTCACCCGGACGACCTGCGTGCCGAGCATGAAGATGATCCGGCGCCCGGCGACACCGGCCGGAGTCGAAGCCGTCTACACCGTCGACAACGAGCTCACACTGGTGAAAGCCACACCGGATCCGGACGAGAAGCGCCTCCACAACGACGGCGCCGCGTCCGACATGATGATCCACCGGATGGCCGCCCGCCCCGCCGTCTGCGACAAGCCCACCCCGGACACCCCCGAGGGGAACTTCGAGGTCTTCGCGCAAACCTGGGCCGAGCACTACATCCTCTTCGACGAGAAGCACGCCGACTGGCCCGCCGTGGTCGCCGCGGCCCGAGCGAACGTGAAGGCGACGACGACGCCTGCGGATCTCTTCGAGATCCTCCAGGGGATGATCGCCCCGTTCGAAGACGCGCACACCTCGATTGGGGCGGAGGCCATCCAGCGTCGATACCGCACTCTGCGCAAAGGTACCGACCGCTTGATCAAGAACGGCATGAAGGACTTCAGGACGAAGGATCTGCCGCCGCTGCTCGCCGTCACGGACGCCAGACTCCAGGGCCCGATCCGCAAGTGGTGCGACGATCAGGTCCAGTTCGGGCGGCTCGACGAATCGACCGGATACCTCCGGTTCCTCTCGGAAGGGGGCTACACGAAGGAAGGAGATTTCGCGAGCGGGCTCGACGCGCTCGAGGAGGCGCTCGACGCGATCTTCACCGACTCGAAGCTCAAGGGGCTCGTGATCGACGTCCGAATCAACTTCGGCGGCGCCGACCCGTATGGCCTCGCGCTCGCCTCGCGGCTGGCGACCTCGGACTACGTCGCCTATTCGAAGGAAGCGCGGATGGATCCGGTCGATCACAAGAAGTGGACGCCGGGGCAGCCGAGCCTCGTGCGGCCGAGCACCCGGCCGTCCTTCAGGGGACCCGTGGTGGAGCTGACCGGGCCGCTCACCATCAGCGCGGGGGAGACGATGACGCAGGCCCTGATGGGCCGGACGCCCCGGGTGATCCGAATCGGCGAGAACACGCAGGGGGTCTTCTCGGACGTGCTCGGCCGGACGCTGCCGAACGGCTGGACCTTCGGTCTGCCGAACGAGGTCTTCCGGTCGCCGGAGGGGAAGACCTTCGACGGGCCGGGGATTCCGCCGGACATGGCCGTGCCCGTCTTCGCCGACGAGGATCTCAAGGCCGGACGTGACCCTGCCCTCGAGCGCGCGCGGGCCGAACTCTACCGAAACCAGTAA
- a CDS encoding type II toxin-antitoxin system Phd/YefM family antitoxin, translating to MKEVQISDGIVPLGEFKAQAARLLKHLGESGEPMVITQNGRPAGVLVSPKEYDRIVERQRFLESIAAGLADAEADRVVETAELRKRLKAWRAKRSG from the coding sequence GTGAAAGAAGTTCAGATCTCGGATGGAATCGTTCCCCTGGGCGAGTTCAAGGCGCAGGCCGCCAGGCTGCTCAAGCACCTCGGTGAGTCCGGCGAGCCGATGGTCATCACCCAGAACGGGCGGCCGGCCGGCGTCCTCGTATCCCCTAAAGAATATGACCGGATCGTGGAGCGGCAGCGCTTCCTCGAATCGATCGCCGCCGGGCTTGCCGACGCGGAAGCGGACAGGGTCGTCGAGACCGCGGAGTTGCGGAAACGACTCAAGGCCTGGCGGGCCAAGCGCTCCGGCTGA
- a CDS encoding DUF4097 family beta strand repeat protein, which produces MKRLLTVLGVVAAAVTLTLSQEKIDQRRPASDNAAVAIENIAGKVVVSGWNRAEVEITGMLGKGTDGLEVTGDRDHVTVKVKYSNDNGPRRDIGDTTLNLHVPQGAKLKVETVSALIDVSDFEGETELQSVSGTVHLTGSPKTADLSTVSGAIAVDSKARLDEGYFKTVSGSIEVGADLSPRGRFKFETVSGNVTLTVPRGASADVEASSFSGRIENDFGQTPKKSNPYLPSSELWFQVGGGGARVSIQTLSGRIRIAQQ; this is translated from the coding sequence ATGAAGAGACTTCTGACCGTATTGGGGGTGGTGGCTGCGGCGGTGACGCTCACGCTCTCCCAGGAGAAGATCGACCAGCGCCGCCCCGCTTCGGACAACGCCGCCGTCGCGATCGAGAACATCGCGGGGAAGGTCGTCGTCTCCGGCTGGAACCGCGCGGAGGTCGAGATCACCGGGATGCTCGGCAAGGGAACCGACGGCCTCGAGGTGACGGGCGACCGCGATCACGTCACCGTGAAGGTGAAGTACTCGAACGACAACGGCCCTCGCCGCGACATCGGCGACACGACGCTGAACCTGCACGTCCCGCAGGGCGCGAAGCTCAAGGTCGAGACCGTCAGCGCCCTCATCGACGTCTCGGACTTCGAGGGGGAGACGGAGCTTCAGTCGGTGAGCGGCACCGTGCACCTCACCGGCTCGCCGAAGACCGCCGACCTCTCCACGGTGAGCGGAGCGATTGCCGTCGACTCGAAGGCCCGCCTCGACGAGGGGTACTTCAAGACCGTCTCGGGGAGCATCGAGGTCGGCGCCGACCTGAGCCCCCGAGGGCGCTTCAAGTTCGAGACCGTCTCGGGGAACGTCACCCTCACCGTGCCGCGCGGAGCCTCCGCCGACGTTGAAGCTTCGTCTTTCAGCGGTAGAATCGAGAACGACTTCGGCCAGACGCCGAAGAAGTCGAACCCCTACCTCCCCTCGAGCGAGCTGTGGTTCCAGGTCGGAGGCGGCGGCGCCAGGGTTTCGATTCAGACTCTCAGCGGGCGGATCCGCATCGCCCAACAGTAA
- a CDS encoding serine/threonine protein kinase, giving the protein MEAGDSLLHYTIHSRLGEGGMGVVYRAEDSRLGRTVALKVLRPDLAANQEWERRFQREVRAASAVSHPGIATIYDVHRDGTTVFYTMEFVEGRNLRTLLEAGPLPLPLVLRAGLQITEAMTEAHRRGIVHRDLKPENVVLSDSGFFKVLDFGLACFVTDALVGPEARSRLETITRDTTGGGRVIGTVSYMSPEQAQGLPVDARSDLFSIGVLLHELSTGVSPFTKASVLATFHAIVHEAAAPVRSLRPELPEELQWIVSRCLA; this is encoded by the coding sequence ATGGAAGCAGGCGACTCCCTCCTCCACTACACGATTCACTCGCGCCTCGGCGAGGGGGGGATGGGGGTCGTCTACCGGGCCGAGGACAGCCGCCTCGGCCGCACCGTCGCCCTCAAGGTCCTTCGCCCCGATCTCGCCGCCAACCAGGAGTGGGAGCGCCGCTTCCAGCGCGAGGTGCGGGCCGCCTCGGCCGTCAGCCATCCCGGCATCGCGACGATCTACGACGTCCACCGCGACGGCACCACCGTCTTCTACACGATGGAGTTCGTGGAGGGTCGAAACCTCCGCACGCTCCTCGAGGCGGGGCCCCTTCCTCTTCCTCTCGTGCTGCGGGCCGGCCTGCAGATCACCGAGGCGATGACCGAGGCGCACCGCCGCGGCATCGTCCACCGCGATCTCAAGCCCGAGAACGTCGTCCTCTCGGACTCAGGGTTCTTCAAGGTCCTCGACTTCGGCCTCGCCTGCTTCGTCACCGACGCCCTGGTAGGCCCCGAGGCCCGCTCGCGCCTCGAGACGATCACGCGCGACACGACCGGCGGCGGGCGCGTCATCGGCACCGTCAGCTACATGAGCCCCGAGCAGGCCCAGGGGCTCCCGGTGGACGCGCGGTCGGATCTCTTCTCGATCGGCGTCCTCCTTCACGAGCTTTCCACCGGGGTCTCCCCTTTCACGAAGGCGAGCGTCCTCGCGACCTTCCACGCCATCGTCCACGAGGCGGCGGCGCCGGTGCGCTCGCTGCGGCCCGAGCTTCCGGAGGAGCTCCAGTGGATCGTGTCGCGGTGCCTCGCGTAG
- a CDS encoding M15 family metallopeptidase: MRVARILAELGIPASYAVDNRLRLHVEATDLVAIGTDIHGRERQLTPHAADRWAELRTAAERDGITLLLVSAFRSVDYQLGIFERKIGAGESLESILKVNAPPGYSEHHTGRAVDLTTPGCAPLVEEFESTAAFAWLLLHAHRFGFVMTYPRGNEFGMAYEPWHWAVREGQTS; this comes from the coding sequence GTGCGCGTGGCCCGGATCCTCGCCGAGCTGGGGATCCCCGCCTCGTACGCCGTGGACAATCGCCTGCGGCTCCACGTGGAAGCGACGGACCTCGTCGCCATCGGCACCGACATCCACGGGCGGGAGCGCCAGCTCACGCCGCACGCAGCCGATCGCTGGGCCGAACTCCGCACCGCCGCGGAGCGGGACGGAATCACACTTCTCCTCGTCTCCGCCTTCCGCAGCGTGGATTACCAGCTGGGGATCTTCGAGCGGAAGATCGGGGCGGGCGAATCCCTCGAGAGTATCCTGAAGGTGAACGCGCCTCCCGGATACAGCGAGCACCACACGGGCCGGGCGGTGGACCTCACGACGCCGGGGTGCGCTCCGCTCGTCGAGGAGTTCGAGTCGACCGCAGCCTTCGCATGGCTTCTGTTGCACGCGCATCGCTTCGGCTTCGTCATGACGTATCCTCGCGGCAACGAGTTCGGGATGGCCTACGAGCCGTGGCACTGGGCCGTCCGCGAAGGCCAGACGTCATGA
- a CDS encoding type II toxin-antitoxin system RelE/ParE family toxin, whose amino-acid sequence MKVVWTAEAWKRLQEIETYIAQAAPRAASNFVDRLISRSDALARHPNRGRSLPEMPASGLRELVVDKYRVVYRRGPHAIEILTVFEGHRLLRRDELPE is encoded by the coding sequence ATGAAGGTCGTCTGGACGGCCGAGGCCTGGAAACGCCTGCAGGAGATCGAAACCTACATCGCCCAGGCCGCCCCCCGGGCGGCGTCGAACTTCGTGGACCGCCTGATCTCGCGATCCGATGCGCTCGCGCGCCATCCGAATCGGGGGCGCAGTCTTCCAGAGATGCCTGCCAGCGGCTTGCGTGAGCTCGTGGTCGATAAGTACCGGGTCGTCTACCGTCGCGGTCCACACGCGATCGAGATCCTGACCGTGTTCGAGGGCCATCGCCTGCTGCGGCGAGACGAGCTTCCGGAATAA